In Silene latifolia isolate original U9 population chromosome X, ASM4854445v1, whole genome shotgun sequence, the following proteins share a genomic window:
- the LOC141617106 gene encoding uncharacterized protein LOC141617106: MQHLEETFSTLREYKMKLNPPKCTFGVSSDKFLGYIVTQRGIEASTKQIKAMLQLESPKKPKDVQRLAGKVAALSRFISRSSDKCRLFYDILRKSQKFEWTADHEQAFKELKHYLSTPPLLSKPEQGEPLYLYLAVTEVAVSEVLVREQDKEQKPVYYALADFVSDFSPAIQNLADEEILTLEGNKEAEIWQMNIDGASNQMGAGMQLALELGVRNLQIFSDSLLIVDHVNDEYIASDSKMIAYLKVAKDLKQKFRDYKLKQIPRDQNVETDALATLGATFKPAELANIPIAHMLEPSIQKLEEADKRELENQQDRATVLPTTDGHAAVQPNDQLADQTDDWDWADAISRLFQAWFGIRSEIKCDNRSQFNSNDAEAYCTRWNISQKKSAPKTPKSNGKAESGNKIIMDNLRRRLHELGGKWADELPLVRWSDVTTPKTATGQTPFSLVFGAEPVIPSEVLVQTHRLL; the protein is encoded by the exons ATGCAGCATCTGgaagaaacattcagcaccctcagagaatacaaaatgaagttGAACCCACCCAAATGCACCTTTGGAGTTTCATCCGACAAATTCTTGGGATACATCGTGACTCAAAGGGGAATTGAGGCCAGCACCAAGCAGATTAAGGCCATGTTGCAGCTAGAGTCACCGAAAAAGCCGAAGGATGTGCAAAGGCTAGCAGGAAAGGTGGCAGCTTTGAGCAGATTCATCTCGAGATCTTCAGACAAGTGCAGGCTATTCTACGACATATTGAGAAAGAGCCAGAAATTCGAATGGACTGCAGACCATGAGCAGGCATTCAAGgagctgaagcactacctcagcacCCCGCCGCTACTATCAAAGCCAGAGCAGGGGGAACCACTTTATCTCTACCTAGCTGTCACAGAGGTAGCAGTAAGTGAGGTTCTAGTCAGAGAGCAGGACAAGGAGCAAaagccagtctactat GCACTGGCAGATTTTGTGTCAGATTTCAGCCCAGCTATCCAGAATTTAGCAGACGAGGAGATCCTAACCCTCGAAGGGAACAAGGAAGCAGAAATCTGGCAGATgaatattgacggagcctccaaccaaatgGGGGCAG gaatgcagctagctctAGAGTTAGGAGTCAGGAACTTGCAAATATTCAGTGACTCCTTACTAATAGTTGACCACGTGAATGATGAATATATAGCCAGCGACTCAAAGATGATAGCCTATCTAAAAGTGGCAAaggatttgaaacaaaaattcaGAGATTACAAACTCAAGCAGATCCCCAGAGACCAGAACGTGGAGACAGATGCcctagcaactctgggggcaaccttcaaacCGGCCGAGTTGGCTAACATCCCCATCGCACACATGCTGGAACCATCTATCCAAAAATTAGAAGAAGCAGATAAAAGAGAACTGGAAAATCAGCAAGATAGGGCGACAGTTCTACCAACCACAGATGGCCATGCAGCTGTCCAGCCAAACGATCAGTTAGCTGACCAGACAGATGACTGGGACTGGGCGGACGCCATATCTAGATTGTTTCAGGCATG gtttggtatccggTCAGAAATTAAATGTGACAATCGATCACAATTCAACTCAAACGACGCGGAGGCATACTGCACCAGGTGGAACATCTCTCAGAAAAAGTCAGCACCCaagactccaaagtccaacggaaAAGCTGAATCCGGCAATAAGATCATCATGGATAACTTAAGAAGGAGATTAcatgagttaggaggaaagtgggcagatgagttgCCACTAGTGCGATGGTCAGACGTGACGACACCAAAGACGGCGACAGGCCAGACACCCTTCAGcttggtgtttggcgcggaaccAGTAATTCCATCAGAGGTTCTAGTTCAAactcacag ACTTCTATAA
- the LOC141617105 gene encoding uncharacterized protein LOC141617105 codes for MLAEYGLTTGVGGIVKALREMGEGVRWPRPPVEGQSWRKDSKKKCEFHRDIWHNTEDCNTLRREIKRLYEQGELSHLLPRGAAKRRATETKGDRPEASCRISHSDLPGVAFDEEDVHDGQKHHDALIIILSMANCTVRKALVDTGCSVNLIMLKIIENMGFSEKDLQKKIVPLVGFSGEIANSLGEIVIPTYAGGVNKQIL; via the exons atgCTGGCAGAGTATGGATTAACAACTGGCGTTGGAGGAATCGTGAAAGCACTTAGAGAGATGGGAGAAGGGGTAAGGTGGCCCAGGCCACCAGTAGAAGGACAGTCATGGCGAAAAGACAGTAAGAAAAAATGTGAGTTCCATCGTGACATCTGGCATAACACGGAGGATTGCAACACGCTGCGCAGGGAGATTAAGCGCCTATACGAGCAAGGggaactgagccacctattaccacgtgggg cagccaaaAGGCGTGCTACTGAGACTAAGGGAGATAGGCCAGAAGCTTCCTgtagaatttctcacagtgacctgcCAGGTGTTGCTTTTGACGAAGAGGATGTACATGACGGACAAAAACATCATGATGCACTTATCATAATACTGTCAATGGCtaattgcacagttagaaaggctCTGGTAGATACTGGTTGCTCGGTCAATCTAATTATGCTGAAAatcatagaaaacatgggattcagcgagaaggacttGCAAAAGAAAATCGTCCCgctggtagggttcagtggagagaTAGCTAACTCACTGGGAGAAATCGTGATCCCAACCTATGCAGGAGGAGTTAATAAACAG atattatag